One Dama dama isolate Ldn47 chromosome 16, ASM3311817v1, whole genome shotgun sequence DNA window includes the following coding sequences:
- the EIPR1 gene encoding EARP and GARP complex-interacting protein 1 isoform X3: MPAELEPGGQESPEDATSPAHALELLCHLEPAARGSTACVAWEPAGDGKRVISLADNHILLWDLQESSSQATLASSASLEGKGQLKFTTGRWSPHHNCSQVATANDTAIRGWDTRTMSQTYCIESAHGQLVRDLDFNPNKQYCLASCGDDCKVRFWDTRNVAEPVRTLEEHSHWVWNVRYNHSHDQLVLTGSSDSRVILSNMVSISSEPFGHLVDDDDLSDQEERRLEEKSQEPPQDSVIATYEEHEDSVYAVDWSSADPWLFASLSYDGRLVINRVPRALKYHILL; encoded by the exons ATGCCCGCGGAGCTGGAGCCCGGCGGCCAGGAGTCCCCCGAGGACGCGACGAGCCCTGCACACGCCCTGGAGCTGCTCTGTCACCTGGAGCCCGCGGCCCGCGGCAGCACCGCCTG CGTCGCCTGGGAGCCCGCGGGAGACGGGAAGAGGGTCATCTCGCTGGCCGACAACCACATCCTGCTGTGGGACCTGCAGGAAAGCTCCAGCCAGGCCACG CTGGCCAGCTCAGCGTCGCTGGAAGGGAAAGGACAGCTGAAGTTCACGACGGGCCGCTGGAGCCCACATCACAACTGCTCCCAGGTGGCCACGGCGAACGACACGGCCATCCGCGGGTGGGACACGCGGACCATGAG ccagaCCTACTGCATCGAGAGCGCCCATGGCCAGCTGGTGCGGGACCTGGACTTCAACCCCAACAAGCAGTACTGCCTGGCCAGCTGCGGGGATGACTGCAAGGTGAGGTTCTGGGACACCCGCAACGTCGCCGAGCCCGTCAGGACCCTGGAGGAGCACTCCCACTG gGTGTGGAACGTCCGCTACAACCACTCGCACGACCAGCTGGTCCTCACGGGCAGCAGCGACAGTAGGGTCATCCTTTCCAACATGGTGTCCATCTCCTCCGagccctttggccacctggtggacGACGATGACCTGAGTGACCAGGAGGAACGCCGTCTGGAGGAGAA GAGCCAGGAGCCCCCGCAGGACAGCGTCATCGCCACCTACGAGGAGCACGAGGACAGCGTGTACGCCGTGGACTGGTCCTCGGCCGACCCCTGGCTCTTCGCCTCCCTCAGCTACGACGGGCGGCTCGTCATCAACCGCGTGCCCCGGGCGCTTAAGTACCACATCCTGCTGTGA